A part of Drosophila bipectinata strain 14024-0381.07 chromosome 3L, DbipHiC1v2, whole genome shotgun sequence genomic DNA contains:
- the LOC108124935 gene encoding uncharacterized protein has protein sequence MFEPKYGLWSFLQQELPGKRRKHVLRVFAALSVFLFLAFLQWMIVLVALRDWSLAWFKKNIVAVALVYVFGVFLLLLFALSQHLRQLCFFNWLLVGIIVECCILSLSTLVVTSGIIKFLVGFLLVSLVSIIATIVAVFLPCDMTENVLYLYVLSTVAYMTSLYSIVIYSVLEVTWVFYIFAGLIAVVVLLFLMYHVQCIMGGGAAKTELADDKYAALLLFHEFMALLVLTLYWQPIMQLLQSKQ, from the exons ATGTTCGAGCCAAAATATGGCCTCTGGAGTTTTCTTCAACAGGAGCTGCCCGGGAAAAGAAGAAAGCACGTGCTCAGAGTTTTCGCGGCGCTGTCCGTCTTTCTGTTCTTGGCCTTTCTGCAATGGATGATAGTTTTAGTGGCTCTGCG TGATTGGAGTCTGGCCTGGTTTAAGAAGAACATCGTGGCCGTGGCTCTGGTTTATGTATTTGGTGTCTTTCTGCTGCTCCTTTTCGCCCTTAGCCAGCACCTGCGGCAGTTGTGCTTCTTTAACTGGCTGCTGGTGGGGATTATT GTTGAGTGTTGTATTCTATCCCTGAGTACTCTGGTCGTCACCTCTGGAATTATAAAATTCTTAGTTGGATTTCTACTAGTAAGTCTGGTCTCTATAATAGCCACAATAGTAGCCGTCTTTCTGCCA TGTGACATGACAGAGAACGTCCTATACTTGTACGTCCTCTCCACCGTCGCCTACATGACTAGCCTGTATTCGATTGTGATTTATTCCGTCCTCGAGGTGACTTGGGTCTTTTACATATTCGCGGGTCTCATTGCAGTTGTGGTGCTGCTC TTCCTCATGTATCATGTGCAGTGCATAATGGGTGGCGGGGCGGCCAAAACAGAGCTGGCCGATGACAAGTACGCCGCCCTGCTTCTGTTCCACGAGTTCATGGCCCTCTTAGTGCTGACCCTGTACTGGCAACCCATAATGCAGCTCCTCCAGTCGAAACAATAA
- the LOC108124934 gene encoding uncharacterized protein encodes MGDLASSSSVAELAKHVDAEEEIEVVEVETEASKVAAHQEYAEALSLSGRRSKSVWNRRSFRLSKVLTVAAILVALMLVIGSIYLHLRQKHHLGRLHFHSKDHVSQSKELELDGITLITEAGVAGQPPTPTTTTGTVSETGPTRQMSSECFACLAATATNNVPAFCNDQVPCGIYRISHIYWQDAQQWLRPQNDSLIQDYKGCVVQNSCAERIVEGYVQRYAFDCNGDGRIECRDHIMLHLLGPGGCRRHVEWSGRSPDQCLRDKGLS; translated from the exons ATGGGTGATCTTGCCTCCAGCAGCAGTGTGGCGGAGCTGGCCAAACATGTGGATGCGGAAGAGGAGATTGAGGTAGTGGAGGTGGAGACCGAGGCCTCCAAAGTGGCGGCCCACCAGGAGTACGCCGAGGCTCTCTCGCTGTCGGGCAGGCGGAGCAAAAGTGTCTGGAATCGCAGGAGCTTCCGCCTCAGCAAGGTCCTGACTGTGGCTGCCATCCTCGTCGCCCTGATGCTCGTCATAGGATCCATTTACTTGCACTTGCGGCAGAAACATCATTTGGGCCGCCTGCACTTTCATTCAAAGGACCACGTGTCCCAGTCGAAGGAGCTGGAGCTTGATGGCATCACACTGATCACAGAGGCCGGAGTAG CTGGCCAGCCTCCAactccaacaacaaccacaggAACAGTATCAGAAACAGGACCAACGCGGCAGATGAGCTCCGAGTGCTTCGCCTGTctggctgccactgccacgAATAATGTTCCGGCATTTTGCAACGACCAAGTGCCTTGCGGCATTTATCGCATTTCCCACATATACTGGCAGGACGCCCAGCAGTGGCTGAGGCCACAGAACGACTCACTTATACAGG ACTACAAGGGATGCGTCGTGCAGAACAGCTGCGCCGAGAGGATTGTCGAGGGCTATGTGCAGCGATATGCCTTTGATTGCAACGGTGACGGGCGGATCGAGTGCCGGGATCACATAATGCTGCACTTGCTGGGGCCCGGGGGCTGTCGCAGGCATGTCGAGTGGTCAGGGAGGAGTCCGGACCAGTGCCTGAGGGACAAAGGACTGTCATAG